The following are from one region of the Chromobacterium phragmitis genome:
- a CDS encoding LysR family transcriptional regulator, producing the protein MGMNDYQALLQEMAAFVRVADSGSFSSAARQLGTTPSAVSKQISRLEKAMGVRLLERTTRKLRLSESGVEACRRCRQMVEAARSVMDVGGQLCSEPQGLLRVSVPKAVGHRVLHPHIPAFLERYPKLDVQLLLDDGHVDLIGGNIDLAIRITDRPPPGLAGRPLMHVDHVVCASPDYLARRGAPSHPRDLARHDCIYLGEDVNDNRWKFMRGDEATMVTVRGRYAANHSGIRLDAALKGIGVGSLPGFAAREALADGRLVQLLPDWTFLASYYGTAWMLYSPSRFPSPKLRVFIDHLLDCLKGGAGAAGIEVG; encoded by the coding sequence ATGGGCATGAATGATTATCAAGCGTTGTTGCAGGAAATGGCCGCATTCGTCAGGGTGGCGGATAGCGGCAGTTTTTCCTCCGCGGCGCGTCAGCTGGGCACCACGCCATCGGCCGTCAGCAAACAGATTTCGCGCTTGGAGAAGGCGATGGGCGTTCGCTTGCTGGAGCGGACCACGCGCAAGCTGAGGCTGAGCGAGAGCGGAGTGGAGGCTTGCCGCAGGTGTCGGCAGATGGTTGAGGCCGCTCGCTCGGTGATGGATGTCGGCGGGCAGCTCTGCAGCGAACCGCAGGGGCTGTTGCGGGTCAGCGTGCCCAAGGCGGTTGGGCATCGTGTTCTGCATCCGCATATTCCGGCGTTTCTGGAGCGTTACCCCAAGCTTGATGTCCAGTTACTGCTGGATGACGGCCATGTCGATTTGATCGGCGGGAATATCGACCTGGCGATAAGGATCACGGATCGGCCGCCGCCGGGCTTGGCCGGCAGGCCGTTGATGCATGTGGACCATGTGGTGTGCGCCAGCCCGGACTACCTGGCGAGACGGGGCGCGCCCAGCCATCCGCGCGATCTGGCGCGGCATGATTGCATCTATCTGGGAGAAGACGTCAACGATAACCGCTGGAAATTCATGCGTGGAGATGAGGCCACGATGGTGACGGTGCGGGGGCGATATGCCGCCAACCACAGTGGAATCCGGCTGGACGCCGCGTTGAAGGGAATCGGGGTGGGAAGCCTGCCCGGCTTCGCCGCGCGCGAAGCGCTGGCTGATGGCCGCTTGGTGCAGTTGTTGCCCGACTGGACGTTCCTGGCGTCCTATTACGGCACCGCCTGGATGTTGTATTCGCCTAGCCGATTTCCCTCCCCCAAGCTGCGGGTTTTCATCGATCACCTGCTGGACTGCCTGAAAGGCGGCGCCGGCGCGGCTGGCATCGAGGTGGGGTGA
- a CDS encoding alanyl-tRNA editing protein: protein MIIIHAHESQFLCRDAQLSSSINNCKYIFVIKTNHAMQQRLYYLSDETECDSAIVSSGEQDGRFFAILAATLFHPRGGGQLADGGWIDDCKVLSVESLGEAILHVTERLLPPGPVRLRVDADKRALHSRLHSAGHLIGTVGIDLGLRPDKAQHWPEASRVVFRMEETAPPEAGEWEDKVNHIVAQNLPRQCGIQDGARMVGFGRLPAFPCGGTHVRSLADIGWIRILSVKTKKDTVTVNYDIL, encoded by the coding sequence TTGATAATCATTCATGCCCATGAATCACAATTCTTATGCCGAGATGCGCAATTATCAAGCAGCATAAACAATTGCAAATACATATTTGTCATTAAAACAAACCATGCTATGCAACAACGCCTGTATTACCTGAGCGACGAAACCGAGTGCGACTCAGCCATCGTCAGCAGCGGCGAACAAGATGGCAGATTCTTCGCCATCCTCGCGGCTACCCTGTTCCATCCTCGAGGCGGAGGCCAGCTTGCTGACGGCGGCTGGATCGATGATTGCAAAGTGCTGTCGGTTGAGTCCTTGGGGGAAGCCATCCTGCACGTGACTGAGCGCCTGCTGCCTCCGGGCCCGGTCCGCTTGCGCGTGGATGCGGACAAGAGAGCCCTGCATTCACGCCTGCACTCCGCCGGGCATCTGATCGGCACCGTCGGCATCGACCTGGGCCTGCGGCCCGACAAGGCCCAGCACTGGCCGGAGGCCAGCCGCGTCGTATTCCGGATGGAAGAGACGGCGCCGCCGGAAGCCGGCGAATGGGAGGACAAGGTCAACCATATCGTTGCTCAGAATCTGCCGCGCCAATGCGGCATTCAGGATGGCGCCAGGATGGTGGGATTCGGCCGCCTGCCGGCGTTTCCCTGCGGCGGAACGCATGTGCGCTCGCTGGCGGATATCGGCTGGATCCGCATTCTTTCGGTCAAAACCAAAAAAGACACTGTCACAGTCAATTACGACATCCTCTAA
- a CDS encoding 2OG-Fe(II) oxygenase has translation MLFETDKLNQDAIARLADGQAMAIRVKNYLPREQALKVADKILSPGYAHYLNAPSIGRIGMAFYEAENRPDMLDAYFEQAAINIDDLRQRCAPYASPIDRLRCELDEAWPAGAHLEKLYGKKMFIGLSRVVEPDVYFLAHHDILAKDAPDSYQARSLEAQFACNLYLDMPEDGGELEIWQRELPPDEFDAMRGDSYGIDPALLGEPSLRIKPESGELVIFNSRKMHAVAPSKHSSRLSLSCFIGYRGAHSPLTFWS, from the coding sequence ATGTTGTTCGAAACCGACAAACTGAATCAGGATGCCATCGCGCGCCTGGCGGATGGCCAAGCCATGGCCATCCGCGTCAAAAACTACCTTCCTCGCGAACAAGCGCTGAAAGTCGCGGACAAAATACTGAGTCCCGGCTACGCCCATTACCTGAACGCCCCCAGCATTGGCCGCATCGGCATGGCCTTCTACGAGGCGGAAAACCGCCCAGACATGCTTGACGCGTATTTTGAGCAAGCAGCCATCAACATCGACGACCTGCGCCAACGCTGCGCGCCCTATGCATCTCCGATAGATCGGTTGCGCTGTGAACTGGACGAGGCTTGGCCGGCAGGAGCCCACCTGGAAAAACTGTATGGCAAAAAGATGTTCATCGGCCTATCCCGCGTGGTGGAGCCCGACGTGTACTTCCTCGCGCATCACGACATCTTGGCCAAGGATGCCCCCGACAGCTATCAAGCGCGCAGCCTGGAGGCCCAGTTCGCCTGCAATCTCTACCTCGACATGCCCGAGGACGGCGGGGAGCTGGAGATCTGGCAACGCGAACTGCCGCCCGACGAGTTCGACGCCATGCGCGGCGACAGCTACGGCATCGATCCCGCCCTGCTGGGCGAACCCTCCTTGCGCATCAAACCGGAAAGCGGCGAACTGGTCATTTTCAACTCCCGGAAAATGCACGCGGTCGCGCCCAGCAAGCACAGCTCGCGCCTAAGCCTGTCCTGTTTCATCGGCTATCGCGGCGCCCATTCGCCGCTGACCTTCTGGAGTTGA
- a CDS encoding LysE family translocator, with protein sequence MIAAYLPEFIALATVHFLAVVAPGPDFAVTVSQSVRHGRKTGLLTALGIGCGISVHVAYTLLGIGALLHASEHLMLGAKLLGCSYLACLAIKLLRARPAASGLEPAADAPSPGPTGAKAFSTGFLTNATNPKATLFFLAIFTTLVSADTPLKVQTFYGVWMCAVNAAWFALVSLLFSKASVRAAFIRMGHWFERMMGLILVGFAVRLVLSL encoded by the coding sequence ATGATCGCTGCCTACTTGCCTGAATTCATCGCGCTGGCGACCGTCCACTTCCTCGCGGTGGTCGCGCCGGGGCCGGACTTCGCCGTCACAGTAAGCCAAAGCGTCCGCCACGGCAGGAAAACCGGCCTGCTCACCGCGCTCGGCATAGGCTGCGGCATTTCCGTTCATGTCGCCTACACCTTGCTGGGCATAGGCGCGCTGCTGCACGCATCCGAGCACCTGATGCTGGGCGCCAAGTTGCTGGGGTGTTCCTATCTGGCGTGCCTGGCGATCAAGCTGCTGCGTGCCCGTCCGGCCGCCTCGGGGCTTGAGCCCGCTGCCGACGCCCCGTCCCCCGGCCCGACCGGCGCCAAGGCGTTCAGCACGGGCTTTCTGACCAACGCCACCAATCCCAAGGCGACGCTGTTCTTTCTCGCCATTTTCACCACGCTGGTCAGCGCCGACACGCCGCTGAAAGTGCAAACCTTTTACGGAGTCTGGATGTGCGCGGTCAACGCCGCCTGGTTCGCCTTGGTCAGCCTGCTGTTTTCCAAGGCTTCGGTGCGGGCCGCCTTCATCCGCATGGGCCATTGGTTCGAACGGATGATGGGCCTGATCCTGGTCGGCTTCGCCGTCCGACTCGTCCTCTCACTCTGA
- a CDS encoding VWA domain-containing protein codes for MSLPMVKEREKVRLVLQKQDIAPTFKINVKLFADVSGSFRDEFTQPLPQGGYVVDPFFTAALAIAGEIDPDRNIQIIGFSDRALDTGDYSLDHADNLRAEFLNRARPILWGSTDYGRALQALLQSEGMAGMLGNALKSLFGFGKKAEPAAKKEAYLVLFISDGEDLGSHEHFISQLKQLAEMGTFTVLIGANSDHGVKFERMRQAAEQVEGCTFHRLTDLAKLGTSQLYERVFDTEFKRWYQQLPAELRP; via the coding sequence ATGAGCCTGCCCATGGTCAAGGAACGGGAGAAGGTTCGCCTGGTTCTGCAAAAACAGGACATCGCGCCCACGTTCAAGATCAACGTCAAGCTATTCGCCGATGTCAGCGGCTCGTTCCGCGACGAGTTCACCCAGCCCCTGCCCCAAGGCGGCTACGTAGTGGATCCCTTCTTCACCGCCGCGCTTGCCATCGCCGGCGAGATCGACCCCGACCGCAACATCCAGATCATCGGCTTTTCCGACCGCGCGCTGGACACAGGCGACTATTCGCTGGACCACGCCGACAATCTGCGCGCCGAATTCCTGAACCGCGCCCGTCCCATCCTGTGGGGCAGCACCGACTACGGCCGCGCGCTGCAAGCCTTGCTGCAAAGCGAAGGCATGGCCGGCATGCTGGGCAACGCGCTCAAGAGTCTGTTCGGCTTCGGCAAGAAGGCCGAGCCCGCCGCCAAGAAGGAAGCCTATCTGGTGCTGTTCATTTCCGACGGCGAAGACCTGGGCTCCCACGAACACTTCATCAGCCAGCTGAAGCAGTTGGCCGAGATGGGCACCTTCACCGTGCTGATCGGCGCCAACTCGGACCACGGCGTCAAGTTCGAGCGCATGCGGCAAGCCGCCGAGCAAGTGGAAGGCTGCACCTTCCATCGCCTGACCGATCTGGCCAAGCTGGGCACCAGCCAGCTGTACGAGCGCGTCTTCGACACCGAGTTCAAGCGCTGGTACCAGCAACTGCCGGCTGAACTTCGCCCCTGA
- a CDS encoding TerD family protein — translation MLPMQKGGRLPLTKNSAPLKEIRLELSWTPPQNNGKGAYDLDTSAFPLDSKAGGAMGAIAAVEHICYWGQQKTPSMEHLLGDSRTGDAEGPDEAILIRLHALPRNCDVVALVGSIDKALARGQTFNEVADATMRIFNHENDELLGQAKLAELDAGSTGCLFASLRKQGEVWSVENVSQGYPGKELPDFFHLFGYQE, via the coding sequence ATGCTACCCATGCAAAAAGGCGGCCGCCTGCCGCTGACCAAGAACAGCGCCCCGCTGAAGGAAATCCGCCTGGAGTTGTCCTGGACCCCGCCGCAAAACAACGGCAAGGGCGCTTACGACCTGGATACCAGCGCCTTTCCGCTGGACAGCAAGGCTGGCGGCGCGATGGGCGCCATCGCCGCCGTCGAGCACATCTGCTACTGGGGCCAACAGAAAACCCCATCCATGGAGCACCTGCTGGGCGACTCCCGCACCGGCGACGCCGAGGGTCCGGACGAAGCCATCCTGATACGCCTGCACGCGTTGCCCCGCAATTGCGACGTGGTGGCGCTGGTCGGCTCCATCGACAAGGCGCTGGCCCGCGGCCAAACCTTCAACGAGGTTGCCGACGCCACCATGCGCATCTTCAACCACGAAAACGACGAACTGCTGGGCCAGGCCAAGCTGGCGGAACTGGACGCCGGCTCTACCGGCTGCCTGTTCGCCAGCCTGCGAAAGCAGGGCGAGGTATGGTCGGTGGAAAACGTCAGCCAAGGCTATCCGGGCAAAGAGCTGCCGGACTTCTTCCATCTGTTCGGCTACCAGGAATGA
- a CDS encoding toxic anion resistance protein yields MSQYQNLFGQPQAAPVPSPATAAHPALAQAVSPPSHAVDPALLAQLRQIASERLDEIGGGQTKQLLVLSDQLLAKTRASDTGAFGRGMNDVLRLMSTVQFEQLGEAGGVSGLVDKIRRGLRLAKVDLTQAFDSAKGQIDKICDDLRQRLRVLQADNQWLGSAYGANLNDMRELEDILPALEALHEEEAAKLAIVQQEDPMQAAEQRQRVDRLGRRAEAIALQIHQAKLRALQIKGLEDANRGIHDDFRALLENAIPAWSTEISMGLLSLRQKANIEISNKVKDQIQASMKRAADQIHDNVLGAERALQRQAVDVATLRQVQDKTLAMIRAKIQLVEQRGQQRLQTVQELARMDEELKQALRQPA; encoded by the coding sequence ATGTCGCAATACCAGAACCTGTTCGGCCAGCCCCAGGCCGCCCCCGTGCCGTCGCCCGCAACAGCCGCCCACCCCGCTCTGGCGCAGGCCGTCTCCCCGCCTTCTCACGCCGTCGATCCCGCGCTGCTGGCCCAGCTGCGCCAGATCGCGTCCGAGAGGCTGGACGAAATCGGCGGCGGCCAGACCAAGCAACTGCTGGTCTTGTCCGATCAACTGTTGGCCAAAACCCGCGCCAGCGACACCGGCGCCTTCGGCCGCGGCATGAACGACGTGCTGCGCCTGATGAGCACCGTGCAATTCGAGCAATTGGGCGAAGCCGGCGGCGTATCCGGACTGGTGGACAAGATCCGCCGCGGCCTGCGGCTGGCCAAGGTGGACCTGACCCAGGCCTTCGACAGCGCCAAGGGACAGATAGACAAGATTTGCGACGATCTGCGCCAGCGCCTGCGAGTGCTGCAGGCGGACAATCAATGGCTGGGCAGCGCCTACGGCGCCAACCTGAACGACATGCGGGAGCTGGAAGACATCCTGCCGGCATTGGAGGCCCTGCACGAAGAAGAAGCCGCCAAACTAGCCATCGTGCAGCAGGAAGACCCGATGCAAGCGGCGGAGCAGCGCCAGCGAGTGGATCGGCTGGGTCGCCGCGCCGAAGCCATCGCGCTGCAAATCCACCAGGCCAAGCTGCGCGCGCTGCAGATCAAGGGGCTGGAAGACGCCAACCGCGGCATCCACGACGATTTCCGCGCCTTGCTGGAAAACGCCATTCCCGCCTGGAGCACCGAAATCAGCATGGGGCTGCTCAGCCTGCGCCAGAAGGCCAATATCGAGATCAGCAACAAGGTGAAGGATCAGATCCAGGCTTCGATGAAGCGCGCCGCAGACCAGATTCACGACAATGTGCTGGGCGCCGAACGCGCGCTGCAGCGCCAGGCCGTGGACGTCGCCACCTTGCGCCAGGTGCAAGATAAGACCCTGGCGATGATACGCGCCAAGATCCAGCTGGTGGAACAGCGCGGCCAGCAGCGGCTGCAGACGGTGCAGGAGCTGGCTCGAATGGATGAAGAACTGAAACAGGCGCTGCGCCAGCCGGCGTAA
- the tilS gene encoding tRNA lysidine(34) synthetase TilS has translation MDASRKTQPELADSLIKRWPDEMSGLFAFEVGLSGGLDSVALLSLLCEVRQRRPGFELSAVHVHHGLSANADAWAAHCQALCGALQVPLRIERVRVSAGGGESVEAAARDARYAVYRRSRAQVVALAHHQDDQAETVLLQLLRGGGPRALAAMPALRELAPGTLLWRPLLGFTRERLEAYVRERRLSWVEDESNRDTRFRRNLLRQDVLPLLAKALPHYRSHLARAAMLQADAAAMLDEVARQDLQACRAGDGLECARLRALSPPRRRQLLLAWLDAMGWPAPEPGALMEFLRQAEQAGKGASPVLTLSSGYLLRFADTLQAWPKVLDTPPAATPLLWRDGNAQLMSEWGGELAWEWRESGLPDALLASGATLAPRQGGEKLSARAGRREVKDLLREAGVPPLLRKRWPLLCAADGELLAVPGVAVAFRHAAGPGWWPLWRPSRVDW, from the coding sequence ATGGACGCTTCAAGGAAGACGCAGCCTGAGCTGGCGGATAGCCTGATCAAGCGATGGCCGGACGAAATGTCCGGCCTTTTCGCTTTTGAGGTCGGGCTGTCCGGCGGTTTGGATTCAGTGGCGCTCCTGTCGCTGCTATGCGAAGTGAGGCAGCGCCGGCCAGGATTCGAACTGTCTGCCGTGCATGTCCATCATGGACTGAGTGCCAATGCCGATGCCTGGGCCGCGCATTGCCAGGCCTTGTGCGGCGCGCTGCAAGTGCCGCTTCGCATTGAGCGGGTGCGTGTGAGCGCCGGCGGGGGCGAGAGCGTCGAGGCGGCAGCGCGTGACGCGCGTTACGCCGTGTATCGCCGCTCGCGGGCGCAGGTGGTGGCGCTGGCCCACCATCAGGACGACCAGGCGGAGACCGTGCTGCTGCAATTGCTGCGCGGCGGCGGCCCGCGAGCGTTGGCGGCGATGCCGGCGCTGCGGGAGTTGGCGCCGGGCACGCTGCTGTGGCGGCCGCTGCTGGGCTTCACGCGCGAGCGGTTGGAGGCCTATGTCCGCGAGCGGAGGTTGTCCTGGGTGGAGGATGAGAGCAACCGGGACACTCGCTTCCGCCGCAACCTGTTGCGACAGGACGTGCTGCCCCTGCTGGCGAAAGCGCTGCCTCATTACCGCAGCCATCTGGCGCGCGCAGCCATGCTGCAGGCGGATGCCGCCGCCATGCTGGACGAGGTGGCGCGGCAGGATCTGCAGGCTTGCCGCGCAGGCGACGGGCTGGAGTGCGCGAGGCTGCGGGCCTTGTCGCCGCCGCGCCGCCGCCAACTGTTGCTGGCCTGGCTGGACGCCATGGGCTGGCCGGCGCCGGAGCCTGGCGCGTTGATGGAGTTTTTGCGGCAAGCTGAGCAGGCTGGAAAGGGCGCGAGCCCGGTATTGACGTTGTCGAGCGGCTATTTGTTGCGCTTCGCCGATACCTTGCAGGCCTGGCCAAAAGTACTGGATACGCCGCCCGCCGCCACACCGCTGTTGTGGCGTGACGGCAACGCCCAGCTGATGTCTGAGTGGGGCGGCGAACTGGCTTGGGAATGGCGGGAGAGCGGTTTGCCGGACGCGCTGCTGGCCAGCGGCGCGACGCTGGCGCCGCGGCAAGGCGGCGAGAAGCTGTCCGCTCGAGCGGGGCGGCGCGAAGTGAAGGACTTGCTGCGCGAGGCGGGCGTGCCGCCCTTGCTGCGCAAGCGCTGGCCCCTGCTTTGCGCGGCCGATGGCGAACTGCTGGCGGTGCCGGGCGTGGCGGTGGCTTTTCGCCATGCCGCCGGTCCCGGCTGGTGGCCGCTGTGGCGGCCGTCGCGGGTGGACTGGTAA
- a CDS encoding acetyl-CoA carboxylase carboxyltransferase subunit alpha — MKPTFLDFEQPIAELENKIEELRFVQDDSVLDISEEIARLQKKSLELTKTLYAKLSPSQIAMVARHPQRPYTLDYIQAIFTDFEELHGDRAFSDDAAIVGGLARFNGQSVMVIGHQKGRDTKEKIRRNFGMPHPEGYRKALRLMKLAEKFGIPVLTFVDTAGAWPGIGAEERSQSEAIGRNLYEMTNLRVPIVVTVIGEGGSGGALAIAVGDHVNMLQYATYSVISPEGCASILWKTAERASDAAEALGITAPRLKTLGLIDRVVTEPVGGAHRDHAQMMTTLKRALQDELKDVQSKPMDVLLKERFDRLMSYGRFKEDAA, encoded by the coding sequence ATGAAGCCGACCTTTCTCGATTTTGAGCAGCCGATTGCCGAGCTCGAGAACAAAATTGAAGAGCTGCGGTTCGTGCAGGACGACTCCGTATTGGATATCTCCGAAGAGATCGCCCGCCTGCAGAAGAAGAGTCTGGAACTGACCAAGACTCTGTACGCCAAGCTGTCGCCATCCCAGATCGCGATGGTGGCTCGCCATCCGCAGCGTCCTTATACGCTGGATTACATCCAGGCCATCTTCACCGATTTCGAGGAATTGCATGGCGACCGCGCGTTCTCGGACGATGCTGCCATCGTTGGAGGCCTTGCCCGTTTCAACGGCCAATCGGTGATGGTGATCGGGCATCAGAAAGGCCGCGACACCAAGGAAAAGATTCGCCGCAACTTCGGCATGCCGCATCCGGAGGGCTATAGAAAGGCATTGCGCCTGATGAAGCTGGCCGAGAAGTTCGGCATTCCGGTGCTGACCTTCGTCGATACCGCCGGCGCCTGGCCCGGCATCGGCGCCGAAGAGCGCAGCCAGTCGGAGGCGATCGGCCGCAATCTGTACGAAATGACCAATCTTCGGGTGCCCATCGTCGTCACCGTGATCGGCGAAGGCGGTTCCGGCGGCGCGTTGGCCATCGCAGTGGGCGATCACGTCAACATGCTGCAGTACGCCACGTATTCGGTGATTTCTCCGGAAGGCTGCGCATCCATTCTGTGGAAGACCGCCGAGCGCGCCTCCGACGCCGCCGAGGCGTTGGGCATCACCGCGCCGCGGCTGAAGACGCTGGGCCTGATCGACCGCGTGGTCACCGAGCCGGTAGGCGGCGCCCACCGCGACCACGCGCAGATGATGACCACGCTGAAGCGCGCGCTGCAGGACGAGCTCAAGGATGTGCAGAGCAAGCCGATGGACGTGCTGCTGAAGGAGCGCTTTGACCGCCTGATGAGCTATGGACGCTTCAAGGAAGACGCAGCCTGA
- a CDS encoding FecR family protein, protein MNKTALLALCLSSHASWAGSGSEEATWQYTVQAGDTLWSFAAKHLISPAYVPKLQQQNGIANPYRLTPGSLLAVPYSWTRQNDSTVTIESLSGSVHVQDADGQALKAAPGLRLVAGSRLSTGKDAMLKLRMADGSTLQLWSNSKLTLGKQVFYPTTGAIQSLNQLDHGSASNAVVPKQLMPNRYQIYTPSAVTTVRGTEFRVRSLDGQHTAAEVLRGKVSLASGGQQLDIPAGFGARSGGRQSAALPKPPLLDGMPATSPFNPPLLEWHRQDGEAGYHLSLSDAQTQRQLLDRIVDSARFYPKLPQNGSYLLSVRASDAQGIEGFDASRGFTLAATPLPPLIFSDGRRASQRAQILWIGSSASPERPAWLQVARDPAFSDIWYQGRLEQDEFALSLPDKGKWYWRLASLDDKGQSGPYGNTQETRVKAWYELGLPADRKLQSRRYPVANARYTLQLARPDEPSNVVWQQSAAEPSWPLLRLPSGRFAITILVDGDGGYHAEERYPTLLLP, encoded by the coding sequence ATGAACAAGACAGCCCTGCTGGCGCTGTGCCTGAGCAGCCACGCCTCCTGGGCCGGCAGCGGCAGCGAAGAGGCCACATGGCAATACACTGTTCAGGCAGGCGATACGCTGTGGTCCTTCGCCGCCAAGCACCTGATTTCGCCCGCTTATGTACCTAAACTGCAACAGCAAAACGGCATCGCCAACCCCTACCGGCTGACGCCGGGCAGCTTGCTCGCCGTGCCCTACAGCTGGACCCGGCAGAACGACTCTACCGTCACCATCGAATCGCTGTCCGGCTCCGTGCATGTCCAGGATGCGGACGGGCAAGCGCTGAAAGCCGCTCCCGGATTGCGCCTGGTCGCCGGCAGCCGCCTCTCCACCGGCAAGGATGCCATGCTCAAGCTGCGCATGGCGGACGGCTCCACATTGCAGTTGTGGTCCAACAGCAAACTGACGCTGGGCAAACAAGTGTTCTACCCCACCACCGGCGCCATCCAGTCGCTCAACCAGCTGGATCACGGATCGGCCAGCAACGCGGTCGTGCCCAAGCAACTGATGCCCAACCGCTACCAGATCTATACGCCGTCGGCAGTCACCACCGTGCGCGGCACGGAGTTCAGAGTGCGCAGCCTGGATGGCCAGCACACCGCGGCCGAGGTGCTGCGCGGCAAAGTCAGCCTCGCCTCCGGCGGTCAACAGCTGGACATCCCGGCCGGATTCGGCGCCCGCAGCGGCGGCCGGCAATCCGCCGCCTTGCCCAAACCGCCGTTGCTGGACGGCATGCCCGCGACCAGCCCTTTCAATCCGCCGCTGCTGGAGTGGCATAGGCAGGATGGCGAAGCGGGCTATCATCTCTCGCTGTCTGACGCGCAGACGCAGCGGCAGCTGCTGGATCGCATCGTGGATTCGGCGCGCTTTTACCCGAAACTCCCGCAAAACGGCAGCTATCTGCTCTCTGTCCGCGCCAGCGACGCACAGGGCATAGAAGGCTTCGACGCCAGCCGCGGCTTCACGCTGGCGGCCACCCCGCTGCCGCCGCTGATTTTCAGCGACGGCCGGCGCGCCAGCCAGCGCGCGCAAATTTTGTGGATAGGCAGCAGCGCCAGCCCGGAGCGTCCCGCCTGGCTGCAAGTGGCCCGCGATCCCGCCTTCTCCGACATCTGGTACCAGGGCCGGCTGGAACAGGACGAATTCGCCCTCAGTCTGCCGGACAAAGGCAAGTGGTATTGGCGGCTGGCCTCGCTGGACGACAAAGGGCAAAGCGGCCCTTACGGCAACACTCAGGAAACCCGCGTCAAGGCGTGGTACGAACTGGGCCTGCCTGCCGACCGCAAGCTGCAATCGCGGCGCTACCCGGTCGCCAATGCCCGCTACACGCTGCAGCTGGCCCGGCCTGACGAACCATCGAATGTTGTCTGGCAGCAGAGCGCGGCGGAGCCCAGCTGGCCATTGCTGCGCCTGCCCAGCGGGCGCTTCGCCATCACCATCCTGGTGGACGGCGACGGCGGATATCATGCCGAAGAGCGATATCCCACCCTGCTTTTGCCGTAA